CTAGACTCCATAACACCAAGAAATGCATATATGTGAATATCCCCAATCCCCCAAAATGACAAAGTAACTCCTTGTGTTTAGAGGTGGGGGCTTGCTttcaacataaaattacaagacAGTGCATAATATAATGGCACTTACCCCAGGTAATTCCACAACATTCACAGCGTATTGCTCATCAGCAGTTGGAGAATATGAATCCAAATAGGGCCTACATTAaagtaaataaagttaaaaagatgGGGAGAAGAATTAGATATCAggaaaagaattttaatgaatACCTGCCAAGAAAAGAATTCATCAATACAGATTTCCCAACGTTCGCTGGACCAAAAACAAAGCACTAGAAAACATTTCTTTTTGATTGTTGCTTTTTCCTATCTAGACGCCTTCTCCTAGTGATGCGGATGGCAGAGGAAGAATCGCcagttgaaaatgaaaacaaaaggaACAACAACTTTAAATGCTTATTCAGTGTTTTCATAAAAAAGAGAATGTTTAGTTTAAGTGAAGGTTACCTGATCAGGAGAGGAGGGAACCGAGGAAATGAAAAACCCAACGATAATCGATAGCGAGGAGAGTGGGGGATTACTGGAAAATCGGTTGTCGACGTTTTTCTCAGGGAAGTTTTCTCACTAAAATTTGAAGGAATGAAGGAAGGGAGAAGAATGGATGAAGGTAGCTTACTGGATGAAGGGAGAAAATGCCTGAGAGCTTTAGGAAAATGTCATACGGAAATTGAAACGGTAAGACAATTTCCCAAAAATTGTAAGGGATTTTCCCGTGTTTTGGAGTTGATTTTCtaaatgaaaaatgttttcttCCAAACAAACACTGAAAAAGTTGGAAAACAATTTCCGGAAAATCAAATCCACAATCAAACGGACCCTAAATAGAAAACAATACTTTGGTCAATGCCTCTACCAAAATGTCTATAATTGTAAAAAAGGCCAatgacaaaataatttattgctAATACGTTTAACTTATGCAGAAGAAATTATCTCTTTTTATTAAAGATGATCTGAGTCTGCAGAAGTGCAGATGCTCTGcacttttatcaaaaaaaaaaaacttcggTTATTCACCATCGATTAAGATACAACATCCATGGATTCAATCAGTAAACAATGTTCTGGCACTTTTGTGTTTTTCAGTTGTAAATAAGAATCCTTCACAAAGTGAGTAGATCGTTTGATCAAGTAAAGGTGATTTAAGATCATTGTGCCACTTTTCCTTTTAAATGTAAACCAACCTGCTTAGTTTTTGTGAATGTTTAAGTTTGTAGTCTGATGTCTAATACTTCATCACCCTGTTGAAACTTTTTAGGGGATTTTGTACAAATTGCAATGAGATTTCAAATCAATATGAGAACATGATGGATTTAACTGTTGAAATTCAGGGAGATGCTACATTGTTGGAGGAATGCCTTGACCAGTTCCCTATTCATGGAGAAAATATGTACAAATGTGATTGCTTCTCCTCTACTTGTCTCAAGAAGCATCTAATTTAGTTTGCATGATTCAAAATTATCCATTCAGGGATTTTAGCTATATTCGATATCGTTGTACTTTGATGTTTAATTATTTGGTAGATCCTGTTTTTGGATGTAAATTATGGTATTTTATAGTTTCATCTTTTCAGCTGCAGTAACTATGTTAAGGCTTGGAAGCACGGATTGATAGCTAGAGTGACCATTcacattataaaaaattacaggAAAAGTATATAGGTTCTGCCTATAAAACATGAAGGTTCAATGTGAATTAACGTGTTCAGATAACAGTGCAGTTACTATGAGATTTTAATATCTGTTATCCTTGTTGTCATCCTGTACCTGTAACTGAATATTTATGGATGCTGATCCGCGGTCTTGTTGTGAAAATAATACGCTATAGGTAAAAGAGAGGCATAGATGGTTTTTGGTTTCTATGCAGATCCTTGGTGGTTTTGTTGTCGAAAAATGCACCCCTTGTGTGGTGTATTTATGGGCCAAGCAAGACATGCATATGAATATTCTTGTCCTGTGCTTTTGGTATGGTGTAACCAATCACCTTTACAACTGATCTGTATCTATGACCTTAGTGTTGCCAtgttttcttgtttatttgCAGGGTTTCTGCATGCCAATCATGTCTTAGAACGTTTGGGAAAACCAATGGAAGCTGAAGGAGAGCATTGTCCAAAGGAACAAATTGAATGTGTACCTGGAAAAAGAGAATTCTGATATGGCAGGAATAGTACTCAGCCATGTTGTTCTGATGATAAAGATCTGTTCTTAGTGTAGCCACTTCTGAACCTGTAATAGAAGCAAAAAGCATGAAGATGGTTGAAGTGAAGCAATATTCATCAGTTTCAAAATAAGAAGCAACTTTGAGCAAGATTTGCAAGTAACAATTATTATGAAGTGGAAGATTGAGATGATATCGATATTACCAATTCTTAATCAAGTCCCATCTATTGCAGGGCATTCGTAGCAGATAGCAGCTTCGGctgcattttctctcaaattatCTTGTTCATCATGAAAAAGGAATGGACGAAGTTGGGTTCTTTATCTGAGGGTTCACTACTTACACAAATCTCAGATGCTATTGTACCAAATTTGGCATAACCGTTTTAGGTTGACATAATGGAAGAATAAGGGTACATAATTATTAGCAAATAAATTGCTTAACTTTGTCACGTGTtgaggaagaaaagaaagtagCGTTGGTCATGGCTGGTGGTGAGTGGTAGTCCAATAAATAACCCAAACTGAAGTTCAGTTGGCTCATCCAAAAGAAAACCCATCCTAACTCTAAAGGATTCGTTTCCGTACCAGTGGTTTCTTTTTCAAGCTTCCCATTCTATCATTCTTTGGGCTGTGTTAAAATAGGGGATGCATTGTAAGGAAGGTGAAAATCGTAGTTTTCGTGATGACAGGAATTCCCTAAAAATTAGGAATAATTTCCCCACAAATGCCCCATTCATCTGAAACTGGAAAAAATCTGTAACATAATTTTTGAGACAAGCCCTGTAGGGAGGGCAACGTCCCTTTCACCTCCAGGGCTTCAACTTACTGCAATGCTCTGCTTCAGTTACAATTTACGGACATGCACTAGattttaccaatttaaaaatCACAAACCTAGCTACCAATCCTCAATGTCTGCcgacaaaataaataaaaaaataaaatacaaagtGAGGTGGAATTGGGCTTTGCCTTAATAGCAAGTAGGGTATTGCTTGGGTTTTCCACTTCAATCTCTCTCTCTGGTCCACCAACCCCCAACGGTGGTCACCTAATCAAATCTACTGCTTTTGCatgaaatcaacattttttttgttgggataaaatataaattattgaggGTTAATtatgctaaataaattatattgaattataataCACTGACGTATATTGTTACAGCAAATTTTTGTTGGTGTGGATGACGATGGTGACAAGCTTTAATTGAGTGGATGGTAGGTGCATGGGTGAATGATGAtacttttacaaatattaaattatttttcttttcaaaataattaaatattttcatgttcAATTAAAAGTAAGTTGTTTCTACAACCGACAACAATACAAGTAggttatttttctcaaattcaatcacccttttttttttcccttttaagtataataatttaaaacaaattaaattctgGCAAAATACTTAGAAGAAACCTTGTGCTTCCAGATTtggttttgattatttaaatatttaatttattctggCAACTAATTTGTGGAGTGTTTTGTTTACTCTTTAGTCAAAACAGGAGTGTGGAAGTGAACTCCGTTTTACgtaaagtatttttaattagCGTTTCTTTTGCTAAACATGCTTAGCAGATTCTTTCCCTGCTCTGCTGCATAAACTAAAAAACATTTAGAGAGTAAAAATTCTGGGTATGggaaattaaaacttaaaaacatggaCCGGCTGAGCTTGTTTGGATTATTACaccgaaaaataaaaaccccacATGGTATGGTGTTTGTTTGGGTTCTTACTTCTTACACATTACAGCTGCAGATACCTTTCCTCATAATGTTGTGTTCCCATCGTTGCTTGTCTTCTGTCTTTTAGACTGTCCTTTCCTACTTGCACACAATCTCCTACACAACTCCTTTGTCTTCGCTTCTTCTTCCTTTGCTACAATGAAGACCTTTTGATTTTGGGTAATTGTTCATTACTTGATCTTTGAGATCTGGGGTTTTGAACCGTTGTTGTCGGGATTTGGTTTCATTTGGGCTACttgttgagaaaaaaaatggcTCCGGGATTAGATTTCTCAGATTGGGGGGCAAAGGAGACGAGGAAAGGGACACCGGTGGTAGTGAAAATGGAGAACCCAAACTACTCGGTGGTAGAAATCGAGGACCCAGATGCTGCATTCAGGCCTGTGGAAAAGAGCAGAGGGAAAAATGCAAAGCAAGTGACATGGGTTTTGCTTCTCAAGGCTCATCGTGCTGTCGGCTGTGTCGCTTGGATAGCTACACTGTTCTGGGCATTGCTTGGAACCATAAAGAAAAGGTTGATCTTCAGGCAAGATGTTGACATGGCAAGTGAAAAGTTGGGGAAAGGGATACTGCTCTTCACTGTCATTAAAGCCTTTCTGGTGACTTCCTTGACAATCCTAGCTTTTGAGATTATTGCTTATTTCAATGGTTGGCATTATTTTCAGAACCCCAGTTTGCACATTCCCAGAACCAGTGAAATCCAGGGACTGTTCCACTTGGTTTACGTCACTTGGTTGTGGTTTCGGGCCGATTACATTGCACCATTAATCCAAGCCTTGTCTAAATTCTGTGTAGCTCTATTCCTTATCCAATCTGCAGACCGTATGGTACTTTGCTTAGGCTGCTTTTGGATTAAATACAAGAAGATTAAGCCGAGAATTGAGGGGAATCCATTCAAGTCAAATGATGTCGAGGGATCTGGTTACGACTACCCCATGGTTCTTGTTCAAATCCCAATGTGTAACGAGAGGGAGGTAATATACACTGAAGTCCCTACTCTCTttccatttatatatatggcTCCTGactattattttagtaataGTAGAAAGGCTTCGCCTTGTGAAATATAGTAAACATTAGGCATGTTTCTGTTGATTTTTGCTGATGTTGATTGCTTCTTAACTGACCTTGCACCAGGTATATGAGCAGTCTATCTCTGCTGTCTGCCAACTTGACTGGCCAAAGGACCGATTATTGATTCAGGTTCTGGATGATTCCGATGATGAAAGCATCCAGTGTTTAATTAAAGCAGAGGTTGCTACATGGAACCAAAGGGGTATCAACATAATTTATAGACATCGGTTAATAAGAACTGGTTACAAGGCTGGGAATCTTAAGTCTGCAATGAGCTGCGAGTATGTACAGGCCTATGAGTTTGTAGCAATATTCGATGCTGATTTCCAACCTAACCCTGATTTTCTAAAGCAAACAGTTCCACATTTCAAGGTGAAGAGAAACAAACCAGAACCATTTTTTGTTTAAGTCCCTTCCCTAGCGTACAATCTGCTTATCAGGCTTTTACCTTGTCTTGCAGGACAATCCCGAGTTAGGGTTAGTTCAGGCTAGATGGACTTTTGTGAACAAGGATGAGAATTTGTTGACTCGTCTCCAGAACATTAACTTATGTTTCCACTTTGAAGTTGAACAGCAAGTAAATagtgtatttttaaatttctttggtTTTAACGGAACTGCTGGTGTTTGGAGAATTAGAGCTCTTGAGGAATCCGGAGGCTGGCTTGAAAGGACTACTGTAGAGGACATGGACATAGCTGTTCGTGCGCATCTTAATGGTTGGAAGTTCATCTTCCTAAATGATGTGAAGGTACCCTCATTTTCCAACATTTCGGTTTCCTTTTTGCTTGAATTGactttcattaatttcttttgtaCTCGTTTTAAAACCTTTGCATGTTATACTCTCACTTATTTTGGCAAAACTGATTACCGATTTAATACATATCAAGATTCGAGCATAAGATACATACCttatttaaaatacatgttGCATTTAGTTGATTTGGGATAGGTCTATTTGTCAGTAAAAGCATTCAGTTTAAGCATCATAGCcgcaaattatcaaaattaagcGCCATAACCCCTTGgtcaaaaatgaaatgaaaaagaaagtatCTGTATCAAAGATTATTGTGAGGGAAGAATAAGATACCTGAGAACAGCCACTCACTGTGTATTGATTTTTTAGGTCCTTTGTGAAGTCCCCGAGTCTTATGAAGCATACAGGAAGCAACAACATCGATGGCATTCGGGACCAATGCACCTATTCCGCTTATGCCTTCCAGCAATCATAACTTCCAAGGTACAGTGTTATGCAACTTCCAATCTTTGGCGGTCATGGTTTATTCACAGTATACTGAAGTACCTTTAATGCTGTAATTCTGCAGATAGCAATATGGAAGAAAGCAAATTTAATACTTCTGTTCTTTTTATTGAGGAAGCTTATCCTTCCCTTCTACTCCTTCACATTGTTTTGCATAATTCTTCCTCTCACCATGTTTGTACCAGAGGCTGAGCTCCCTGTTTGGGTCATTTGTTATGTACCTGTTTTTATGTCTTTCCTCAACATTCTTCCAGCCCCCAAATCATTCCCTTTCATTGTCCCTTACCTTCTATTCGAGAACACCATGTCTGTGACCAAATTCAATGCAATGGTATCTGGGTTATTCAAGTTGGGTAGCTCCTATGAGTGGGTTGTCACCAAAAAGGCTGGCAGGTCATCAGAATCTGACTTATTGGCTGCTGCTGAGAGGGAATCAAAGACAACAAACCAGCTGCAAATCCAGAGAGGAGCTTCTGAAAGTGAGCTAACTGAACTAAACCGATTGAAGGCGGCCCCTGTTCCTGTTAAGAGGGTGAATAAGATATACAGGAAAGAACTCACTCTGGCGTTCCTCCTACTCACAGCTTCAGTTAGGAGCCTGTTATCGGCACAAGGAGTACATTTCTACTTCCTCCTCTTCCAAGGGGTGACTTTTCTCCTAGTCGGTCTGGATTTAATAGGAGAGCAGATGAGCTAGTGCTGCATGCCATCCGGTTCAATAACCAAAGTTTCATTTTCAATATGCCCAATAGAAGGTTTTTATTCATTAATAACTTTACTTCCTGTAATCTcagtttgttatttttatttttcacattgGATGGTGGTCCTTATGTTATCCCTTAGGCGTTAAAGCATTGTTTGTCTATAGGTAGGATTTGTATTTCACCCTGATTCTTGCTTGAGTGTTTCTGGTTTGGCACTAAAGATTCAAGCCATATTGTATTTGTAAAGTTGGAAAGCTTGGGTAGGGCATAAGAATGAGCTTGCATGATGCTGCTCTTTGGTTCCATATTTACGTTGAGGATATGTAAAACATCAAATCTTGTACATTGTGTTATGTCCAATACATGACAATTaaattcctttctttttttcttctcctggTATGATGGGTGGGACTctatcaaaatcaatatttttatcgCTGAACAGTAAATAAATAGTAATAGAAGGAGTTGAGTCAATCTCACGTAGacgaaatatttaaaattgcaaTTAGGTTCAATTAGATTGCGCGTCGAGGTAGTTGTCGTGTCCTAGACGTGTGATGGTcggtacaaaaataaaaaaggtaatttgaatatgataaaaataaaaagagtaaagataattgaaatggaaataacagtaaaaataaaatttaattaaataaatcaataatatgaaattctaaTTTCAGGTTCGATTTTGTTCCGgtttcaaattaatccttgaTAACACGTCTTCTCTTTCAACTGATAAGTTAGTTATAGTGTTCAAGGATGCGTCAGGCCACCAACTCTTTCAATGTAAGTTAATTGTGGGAACACCTAACAACTAACTTCTATCATGTGTCTATGATTTAGCTCTCcggtaaatttttttacttagtgcCAATGCAACTTTGCGAGACGATAGAGTCTATTTCCTAAATCGGGAAAGCAACAAATATcgaaataaaagttttgaagtGCGGAAACAAGTCTCATTGTTccgaaaatcaaataaaaaatcgacttaaaaataaattacactaattcataaaattattgaaaaaaaaaaaagaaaaaaaaactaaaaaatgagagaatttttattaaagtaaaaataaaaggaaaaaaatgaaacaaaataattttggtgGCTGCCGCACCCTTCTCCATATCTcactttatatataatataatatataaaaccgAAAGGGTAAAAGATTGGCTGTGCGCCGCCCATTTCCCTATCTATACTAGtatacaattataataataaataaataaaatctaaaaacctAAATAAAGGTGGCTGTGTGCGCCGCCCCTTTTAACaacctaaaatatatttacataatagtaataataatctaaattaataaaatcctaaaataaaaagaaataagcttaacaacacaaaaaaatcttaatataaataataaaataatcataaaatctTTATCTTATAAGTTCTCCTATCAAATCTTTCGTACAATCCACGTATATAATCATTTTTCAATACATTAGATAATAATTACTCCACAgaaattgattgattaaatgctaaattaaacaaaatcaatgtccaaaattaattacaataaaataataaaaatgtgcACGTTGCCAAAGTGTTGCGTTTTAGGttactactttttttttcatatttggcAATGGGGGGCTTCTAAGTGTCGGCAAGCACAGGA
This sequence is a window from Gossypium raimondii isolate GPD5lz chromosome 5, ASM2569854v1, whole genome shotgun sequence. Protein-coding genes within it:
- the LOC105768741 gene encoding probable xyloglucan glycosyltransferase 5, whose product is MAPGLDFSDWGAKETRKGTPVVVKMENPNYSVVEIEDPDAAFRPVEKSRGKNAKQVTWVLLLKAHRAVGCVAWIATLFWALLGTIKKRLIFRQDVDMASEKLGKGILLFTVIKAFLVTSLTILAFEIIAYFNGWHYFQNPSLHIPRTSEIQGLFHLVYVTWLWFRADYIAPLIQALSKFCVALFLIQSADRMVLCLGCFWIKYKKIKPRIEGNPFKSNDVEGSGYDYPMVLVQIPMCNEREVYEQSISAVCQLDWPKDRLLIQVLDDSDDESIQCLIKAEVATWNQRGINIIYRHRLIRTGYKAGNLKSAMSCEYVQAYEFVAIFDADFQPNPDFLKQTVPHFKDNPELGLVQARWTFVNKDENLLTRLQNINLCFHFEVEQQVNSVFLNFFGFNGTAGVWRIRALEESGGWLERTTVEDMDIAVRAHLNGWKFIFLNDVKVLCEVPESYEAYRKQQHRWHSGPMHLFRLCLPAIITSKIAIWKKANLILLFFLLRKLILPFYSFTLFCIILPLTMFVPEAELPVWVICYVPVFMSFLNILPAPKSFPFIVPYLLFENTMSVTKFNAMVSGLFKLGSSYEWVVTKKAGRSSESDLLAAAERESKTTNQLQIQRGASESELTELNRLKAAPVPVKRVNKIYRKELTLAFLLLTASVRSLLSAQGVHFYFLLFQGVTFLLVGLDLIGEQMS